The Oscillatoria sp. FACHB-1407 genome includes a region encoding these proteins:
- a CDS encoding Mu transposase C-terminal domain-containing protein encodes MLIAKNQILRLHRNGSEQQKIRVLHIEKPHIIVIELVGKVLPDWWKYDELEMALMSGSAEILQIDPYASLLLPSQEYLDRHRTRRDQAWEVISPIIDSGISAFIPAERQRLIEVAASTERPWCKPSKKYGKQVVSEVTVRDYLRVFWQRGQNKNALLPLYFDCGAPGETRVKAEAGPHKRGRKSNITKQTGKQTSVNVTTSDQEKFDRGIRKFYLDSEKKSLTVAHQRTLEEFYNIGYEFKKGVLTPILPDINTLPTIGEFRYWFEQRFELSKVLIHRKGRRKYDLENRDISGSPKRSRGPGSCYQIDAMIGNLHLVSWFDRNRRIGRPVVYFVVDEFSWAITGWYVGLEGPSWLGMMMALEHAFTPKVEAYKNIGIDITEEEYPCQGICNTLVGDRGELLSKHADNLADSSLNIRVDNTAPFRADWKCQVEKIHDLAQDDHEDFVPGGTCKPLERGERDPRLDAALDIFQYRQLIGHIVLKHNTYRRLENYPFEEDMIRDQVAPYPLDLWNWGIANRTGCLEVMSTDLIRLNLLPSAEASVTERGIYFYYGQYKLGLYYTCETAIKEEWFVRARYKSRWKITIAYDPRDLSNVYLRPKQFETVEVCRLLPRSKIFQGRNLYEAADYLALKGQASHAAQTRDRQGVADYHAQMDHIINTATEQMQKAYDGRSKTAQISGMRPNRMEARDDLRSSEVWRPNCPEAPMPQVEVPPNQQISQDDDDDEEYVPRPKNLEKYSK; translated from the coding sequence ATGCTGATCGCTAAAAATCAAATTCTGCGTTTGCACAGGAATGGCTCGGAACAACAAAAAATTCGAGTTCTTCATATTGAAAAGCCTCATATTATTGTTATTGAGTTGGTGGGGAAGGTTCTTCCAGATTGGTGGAAATATGATGAATTAGAAATGGCACTTATGTCGGGAAGTGCTGAAATTCTACAAATTGACCCATACGCTTCCCTATTGTTACCTTCACAGGAATATCTTGATAGGCATCGTACTCGTAGAGATCAAGCTTGGGAAGTTATTTCTCCAATTATCGATAGTGGAATTTCAGCCTTTATTCCTGCTGAGAGACAGCGGTTAATAGAGGTTGCAGCTTCTACTGAACGCCCTTGGTGCAAACCTTCAAAAAAATACGGTAAGCAGGTAGTTTCAGAAGTAACCGTACGAGATTATTTAAGAGTTTTTTGGCAGAGAGGGCAGAATAAGAATGCTCTTCTTCCCCTCTATTTCGATTGCGGTGCTCCAGGAGAAACTCGTGTCAAAGCAGAGGCAGGACCGCATAAGAGGGGGCGTAAAAGCAATATTACGAAGCAAACCGGCAAACAGACCTCAGTCAATGTCACAACGAGTGACCAAGAGAAATTTGATAGAGGAATCAGAAAGTTTTACCTGGATTCTGAGAAAAAATCGCTCACAGTTGCCCATCAAAGAACTTTAGAAGAGTTCTACAACATTGGCTATGAGTTTAAGAAGGGTGTTCTCACGCCTATTCTTCCTGATATTAACACCCTGCCAACTATTGGAGAATTCCGGTATTGGTTCGAACAAAGATTTGAACTCTCTAAAGTTCTTATCCATAGGAAAGGCAGGCGTAAGTACGACTTAGAAAACAGGGATATTTCTGGTTCTCCCAAAAGATCCCGTGGTCCCGGGTCGTGCTATCAAATCGATGCCATGATCGGCAACCTTCATCTGGTGAGCTGGTTCGATCGCAACCGACGCATTGGGAGACCTGTAGTTTACTTTGTTGTAGATGAATTCAGTTGGGCGATAACTGGCTGGTATGTAGGTCTGGAGGGACCTAGCTGGCTAGGTATGATGATGGCCCTTGAGCATGCGTTCACACCCAAAGTTGAGGCTTATAAAAACATTGGGATTGACATCACAGAGGAGGAGTATCCGTGCCAAGGCATCTGTAATACTTTAGTCGGCGATCGCGGGGAACTTTTGAGCAAACACGCTGATAACCTCGCAGATTCATCGCTAAATATTCGGGTTGATAATACGGCTCCCTTTCGAGCAGATTGGAAGTGTCAAGTTGAGAAAATACATGACCTCGCTCAAGATGATCACGAAGACTTCGTTCCTGGAGGAACATGCAAGCCCCTTGAACGGGGGGAAAGAGATCCTCGTCTGGATGCAGCACTAGACATCTTTCAGTACCGGCAATTAATAGGACATATTGTTCTCAAGCACAATACGTACCGCCGTCTTGAGAATTATCCATTCGAGGAAGACATGATTCGAGATCAGGTCGCTCCCTATCCACTTGATCTTTGGAATTGGGGAATTGCGAATCGCACTGGTTGCCTTGAGGTAATGTCAACTGATCTCATTCGCCTCAATCTCCTGCCATCTGCCGAAGCTTCTGTAACTGAGCGTGGAATCTATTTCTATTACGGGCAGTACAAGCTAGGGCTTTACTACACATGCGAGACGGCAATCAAGGAGGAGTGGTTTGTTCGAGCTAGGTACAAAAGCAGGTGGAAGATTACCATTGCCTACGATCCTCGAGATCTATCAAACGTCTATCTCCGTCCTAAACAATTTGAGACGGTGGAAGTTTGTCGCCTTCTTCCGCGTTCAAAGATCTTTCAGGGGCGAAATCTTTACGAAGCCGCGGATTATCTCGCCCTGAAAGGGCAAGCATCTCATGCTGCACAAACTCGTGATCGCCAAGGGGTAGCGGATTATCACGCTCAAATGGATCACATCATTAATACTGCGACAGAGCAAATGCAAAAGGCTTATGACGGACGTAGCAAAACTGCACAAATTTCGGGAATGCGACCAAATCGCATGGAAGCCCGTGATGATTTACGAAGCTCTGAAGTATGGCGACCAAATTGCCCAGAAGCTCCCATGCCTCAAGTAGAAGTACCCCCAAATCAACAAATTAGCCAAGATGACGATGACGATGAGGAATACGTTCCTCGTCCTAAGAATCTTGAGAAGTACAGCAAATAA
- a CDS encoding Mu transposase C-terminal domain-containing protein, producing the protein MNRIFSHQSLPAPNSEWLIASASTDHQIASSIDRSRILGKPTVHLVLDRWSQMIVGSHVSLEEGFQLGCLLAFENALAEKISFCRNLGIEISDADYPCHHICKTLLLGFAPNEWLSNSLLEFGVHVKLPNSRQLAQTAKIEASLGHDILSLGSCGASDRQLNKVFDLKQFRCLLVQYILHYNNHQKLEPHLIDEQMEQHTDLVPIDLWNWGLHSSSNSLRAAPSEKQRLNLLPKATASITLRGIAFQGLYYTCGTAINEQWFIRARVGVRSKVTLAYDPRCIDVVYLIAANGDEPEVCHLTPQYRPMLGQSWFEARSYLADIKKRTQHAHDELKIAVEEIVYKAIKRKGNLET; encoded by the coding sequence ATGAATAGAATTTTTTCACATCAATCGTTGCCTGCTCCAAATTCAGAATGGCTTATTGCCAGTGCTTCTACCGACCACCAGATTGCGAGTTCAATTGATCGTTCTCGGATACTTGGCAAACCTACTGTTCACTTAGTACTTGATCGGTGGAGCCAGATGATTGTAGGTTCCCATGTAAGTTTAGAGGAAGGTTTTCAATTAGGATGTTTGTTGGCATTTGAAAACGCATTGGCAGAAAAAATCTCGTTTTGCAGGAATCTTGGAATCGAGATCAGTGATGCTGATTATCCTTGCCACCACATTTGCAAGACTTTGCTGCTTGGATTCGCTCCCAACGAATGGCTTTCTAACTCTCTTCTCGAGTTTGGTGTTCATGTCAAACTTCCAAATTCTAGGCAATTGGCACAAACTGCAAAGATTGAAGCTAGTCTTGGTCACGACATCCTTTCATTAGGATCTTGTGGTGCTAGCGATCGCCAGTTGAATAAAGTTTTTGATCTCAAGCAATTTCGATGCCTGTTAGTTCAATACATTCTTCACTACAACAATCATCAGAAGTTGGAACCTCACCTAATAGATGAGCAAATGGAGCAACACACCGACTTGGTCCCCATCGACTTATGGAATTGGGGCCTTCACAGTAGCAGCAATTCTCTACGCGCTGCACCATCCGAAAAGCAACGGCTGAACCTTCTGCCAAAAGCTACAGCTTCTATCACCTTAAGGGGCATTGCCTTTCAAGGTCTGTACTACACCTGCGGAACTGCAATTAATGAGCAATGGTTTATCCGCGCAAGAGTTGGTGTGAGGAGCAAGGTCACTTTAGCTTACGATCCTCGGTGTATCGACGTGGTTTATCTTATTGCCGCCAATGGTGATGAGCCAGAGGTTTGTCACCTGACTCCTCAGTACAGACCAATGCTTGGCCAAAGTTGGTTTGAAGCCAGAAGTTACTTGGCAGACATCAAAAAACGAACGCAACATGCTCATGACGAACTTAAGATTGCTGTGGAAGAAATTGTCTATAAGGCAATAAAACGAAAAGGGAATTTGGAAACCTAA